A section of the Labrus mixtus chromosome 15, fLabMix1.1, whole genome shotgun sequence genome encodes:
- the lmbr1l gene encoding limb region 1 homolog-like protein, giving the protein METEDVSVREQLFHNRVRETIICVLLFTCLYMVAYIILTHFKKAAEFVTDDIEDATVNKIALWLCTFTLSVAVCAVLLLPISILSNEVLLTFPQSYYMQWLNGSLIHGLWNLVFLFSNLSLVFLMPFAYFFTESEGFAGSRKGVMARVYEAVVLLLLLALLVLGIVWVASALLHDNIARKSLYDLWEYYLPYLYSGISLFGVLLLLLCTPFGLSRMFSVTGSLLVKPRLLEDVDETLNCTTFEEDALSRKLNCSSTSCWVKLNLEAMKREYQAVQSKRIALEMRRKASPWQRNLGYPLAMLMLLALTVMCVLMVCFNVLELLLDETAMPRGMEDPHLGMASFSMFGSLGAAVQVVLIFYLMVSSVVGFYSSPLFISLMPRAQDTNLTQMIANCVSLLILSSALPVFSRTLGITRFDLLGDFGRYNWLGNFYIVFMYNMLFAGLTSASLIKTVTWAVQRELIRAFGLHRLPLTVSRSTVPFRLLLASGLSKIQ; this is encoded by the exons ATGGAAACGGAGGACGTGTCGGTTAGAGAGCAACTTTTCCACAACCGTGTCAGGGAGACCATA ATCTGTGTACTCCTGTTTACATGTCTATACATGGTGGCCTACATCATCCTGACCCACTTCAAGAAGGCTGCAGAGTTTGTCACAG ATGATATCGAGGATGCCACGGTCAACAAAATTGC GCTGTGGTTGTGCACGTTCACCCTGTCAGTCGCGGTGTGTGCTGTGCTCCTTCTCCCCATTTCCATTTTGTCCAATGAGGTGCTGCTCACCTTCCCACAGAGCTACTACATGCAGTGGCTCAATGGATCTCTTATCCACg gattgtGGAACCTAGTTTTCCTTTTCTCCAATCTGTCCCTAGTCTTCCTCATGCCCTTTGCATACTTCTTCACAGAGTCTGAAGGGTTTGCAGGGTCCAGAAAG GGGGTTATGGCACGAGTTTATGAAGCAGTGGTGCTGCTCTTGCTGCTGGCTCTGCTCGTGCTGGGCATTGTGTGGGTTGCATCAGCCCTGCTCCATGACAACATAGCCAGGAAAAGTCTCTACG ACCTGTGGGAATATTACCTTCCCTACCTATACTCAGGCATCTCTCTGTTTGGAGTGTTGCTGCTCTTGT TGTGCACTCCCTTTGGCTTGTCCCGAATGTTCAGTGTAACTGGCAGCCTATTGGTCAAACCGCGG CTGTTGGAAGATGTCGATGAAACTTTGAACTGCACCACATTTGAGGAAGACGCCCTCTCTAGGAAACTGAACT GTAGCAGTACATCATGCTGGGTTAAACTCAATTTGGAAGCGATGAAGAGAGAGTACCAAGCAGTCCAGAGCAAGCGCATCGCCCTTG AAATGCGTAGGAAAGCGTCCCCATGGCAGAGAAACTTGGGCTATCCGCTGGCCATGCTCATGCTCCTCGCACTGACG gtgatgtgtgtgttaatggtcTGCTTCAACGTGTTGGAGTTGCTCCTGGATGAGACGGCCATGCCCAGAGGGATGGAG GACCCTCACCTGGGGATGGCctccttctccatgtttggCTCACTGGGCGCTGCAGTTCAAGTAGTCCTTATctt ttaCCTGATGGTTTCGTCTGTGGTGGGCTTCTAtagttctcctctcttcattagcCTAATGCCTCGTGCACAGGACACCAACCTCACACAG ATGATTGCAAACTGCGTTTCACTTCTCATCCTGAGCTCAGCATTGCCCGTCTTTTCACGCACACTTG GGATCACACGCTTTGATTTACTGGGAGACTTTGGACGCTACAACTGGCTTGGGAACTTCTACATCGTCTTCATGTACAACATGCTGTTTGCTGGTCTCACCTCAGCCTCCCTGATCAAGACGGTCACCTGGGCCGTACAGAGAGAGCTCATCCGTGCCTTTG gTCTCCACAGACTGCCTTTGACTGTGTCACGCTCCACCGTCCCCTTTAGACTCCTCCTGGCCAGCGGACTGTCTAAAATCCAGTGA
- the dnajc22 gene encoding dnaJ homolog subfamily C member 22, producing MAKSVMVAYFLWAVGGPLGLHHLYLGRDSHALLWMLTIGGFGFGWVREVLRIPAYVGEVNQDAEKERRVPSVGPVRFAGQVCVGIYFGIVAVIGLNSLRFFYLIVLPLCVGAGVHLVSSIGQQTSDLQKTLTTCLITSPIFYGSSFSPLPISLAASVTAAKHRRFKPPRTPGSTQELGPRLYRLGLAWLAFSAPLGYCIFHNTTATLYYLSDCFAALLDFFWFLPWLRSVLEYILLMPYRILCVITGGGYYEEAWRKVLDILLKEYTEKEKEALQVLSLEVEASLEEITRSYREQAKKWHPDHNPSKDAEAMFVRVHEAYEVLLQHHRPQRFK from the exons ATGGCAAAAAGTGTAATGGTGGCCTACTTTTTGTGGGCAGTAGGTGGGCCTTTGGGCCTTCACCATTTATATTTAGGAAGAGACAGCCATGCTCTGTTGTGGATGCTAACCATTGGTGGATTTGGGTTTGGCTGGGTCAGAGAGGTTTTACGTATTCCTGCATATGTTGGAGAGGTCAATCaagatgcagagaaagaaagaagagttcCATCAGTAGGCCCTGTCAGATTTgctggacaggtgtgtgttggGATCTACTTCGGCATCGTGGCTGTGATCGGACTGAACTCCCTCAGGTTCTTCTACCTGATCgttctgcctctctgtgtgggtGCAGGGGTGCACCTGGTGTCCAGTATTGGCCAGCAGACCTCTGATCTCCAAAAAACGTTGACTACTTGTCTCATAACCTCTCCAATATTCTATGGAAGCTCATTTTCACCTCTCCCTATAAGCCTGGCTGCCAGTGTGACTGCAGCAAAGCATCGCAGGTTCAAACCTCCACGAACACCTGGGTCAACACAGGAACTAG GTCCAAGGCTTTACAGGCTTGGTCTAGCCTGGCTGGCCTTCTCTGCTCCTCTGGGTTACTGTATTTTCCATAACACCACAGCCACACTGTActacctgtctgactgtttTGCAGCATTGCTAGACTTTTTCTGGTTTTTGCCTTGGCTCAGAAGTGTATTGGAGTACATACTTCTAATGCCATATCGGATATTGTGTGTTATTACTGGAGGGGGCTACTATGAAGAGGCCTGGAGGAAGGTACTGGACATACTGCTCAAGGAATACACTGAGAAGGAAAAAGAGGCACTTCAG gtaCTTTCACTGGAAGTAGAAGCCTCTCTTGAAGAGATAACCCGCAGCTACAGGGAGCAAGCAAAGAAATGGCATCCAGACCACAATCCAAGCAAGGATGCTGAGGCAATGTTTGTGAGGGTCCATGAGGCTTATGAGGTCCTTCTTCAACACCACAGACCTCAGCGATTCAAATAG